A window of Leclercia adecarboxylata contains these coding sequences:
- the ompA gene encoding porin OmpA, which yields MKKTAIAIAVALAGFATVAQAAPKDNTWYAGGKLGWSQFHDTGWYNDTLNNDGPTHESQLGAGAFGGYQVNPYVGFEMGYDWLGRMPYKGDNVNGAFKAQGVQLTAKLGYPVNDAVDIYTRLGGMVWRADSSNSIAGDDHDTGVSPVFAGGVEWAMTRDIATRLEYQWVNNIGDGNTVGVRPDNGMLSVGVSYRFGQAEPAPVVAPAPAPAPEVQTKHFTLKSDVLFNFNKATLKPEGQQALDQLYTQLSNLDPKDGSVVVLGFTDRIGSDAYNQGLSEKRAQSVVDYLISKGIPANKISPRGMGESNPVTGSTCDNVKARAALIDCLAPDRRVEIEVKGIKDVVTQPAA from the coding sequence ATGAAAAAGACAGCTATCGCGATTGCAGTGGCACTGGCAGGTTTCGCTACCGTAGCGCAGGCCGCTCCAAAAGATAATACCTGGTACGCAGGTGGTAAACTGGGCTGGTCTCAGTTCCACGACACCGGCTGGTATAACGACACCCTGAACAACGACGGTCCAACTCACGAAAGCCAGCTGGGCGCAGGTGCGTTCGGTGGTTATCAGGTTAACCCGTACGTTGGTTTCGAAATGGGTTACGACTGGCTGGGCCGTATGCCTTACAAAGGCGACAACGTTAACGGCGCATTCAAAGCTCAAGGCGTACAGCTGACTGCTAAACTGGGCTACCCAGTAAATGACGCTGTAGACATCTACACCCGTCTGGGCGGCATGGTATGGCGTGCAGACTCCAGCAACAGCATCGCTGGCGACGACCACGACACTGGCGTATCCCCAGTATTCGCAGGTGGTGTTGAGTGGGCTATGACCCGTGACATCGCTACTCGTCTGGAATACCAGTGGGTTAACAACATCGGCGACGGCAACACCGTTGGTGTTCGTCCAGACAACGGCATGCTGAGCGTAGGTGTTTCCTACCGCTTCGGTCAGGCAGAGCCAGCTCCAGTAGTTGCTCCAGCTCCAGCACCGGCTCCAGAAGTACAGACCAAGCACTTCACTCTGAAGTCTGACGTTCTGTTCAACTTCAACAAAGCAACCCTGAAACCAGAAGGCCAGCAGGCACTGGATCAGCTGTACACCCAGCTGAGCAACCTGGATCCGAAAGACGGTTCCGTAGTGGTTCTGGGCTTCACCGACCGTATCGGTTCTGACGCTTACAACCAGGGTCTGTCTGAGAAACGTGCTCAGTCCGTTGTTGATTACCTGATCTCTAAAGGTATCCCGGCTAACAAGATCTCCCCACGTGGTATGGGCGAATCTAACCCAGTTACCGGTTCTACCTGTGACAACGTGAAAGCTCGCGCTGCACTGATCGACTGCCTGGCTCCAGATCGTCGCGTAGAGATCGAAGTTAAAGGCATCAAAGACGTTGTAACTCAGCCAGCGGCATAA
- the matP gene encoding macrodomain Ter protein MatP, with protein MKYQQLENLESGWKWKYLVKKHREGELITCYLEASAAKEAVDLLLTLENEPILVNGWIDKHINPSLLNRMKQTIRARRKRHFNAEHQHTRKKSIDLEFMVWQRLAGLAQRRGKTLSETIVQLIEDAEHKEKYASQMSTLKTDLQALLAGKK; from the coding sequence ATGAAATACCAACAACTGGAAAATCTCGAAAGCGGCTGGAAATGGAAGTATCTGGTCAAAAAACACCGTGAAGGGGAGTTGATCACGTGCTACCTCGAAGCCAGTGCTGCAAAAGAAGCTGTAGATTTATTGCTGACCCTCGAAAATGAACCCATCCTGGTCAACGGCTGGATAGATAAACACATCAATCCGTCGCTGCTGAACCGCATGAAGCAGACCATTCGCGCGCGGCGAAAGCGGCATTTTAACGCCGAGCACCAGCATACCCGGAAGAAGTCCATCGATCTGGAGTTTATGGTCTGGCAACGTCTGGCTGGTCTTGCCCAGCGCCGCGGCAAAACGTTGTCAGAAACTATCGTGCAGCTGATAGAAGATGCCGAGCATAAAGAGAAGTACGCCAGTCAGATGTCGACCCTGAAAACCGATCTCCAGGCGCTGCTGGCCGGGAAGAAGTAG
- the rmf gene encoding ribosome modulation factor: MKRQKRDRLERAHQRGYQAGIAGRSKEMCPYQTINQRSQWLGGWREAIGDRAVLA; encoded by the coding sequence ATGAAGAGACAGAAACGAGATCGCCTTGAAAGGGCTCATCAACGTGGTTATCAGGCTGGCATCGCCGGACGTTCAAAAGAAATGTGTCCCTATCAGACCATCAATCAAAGGTCGCAATGGTTAGGGGGCTGGCGAGAAGCCATCGGAGACAGGGCAGTACTTGCTTGA
- the pqiA gene encoding membrane integrity-associated transporter subunit PqiA, translating into MCEHHHADRHILCSQCDMLVALPVLEHGHKAACPRCGTTLTTEWDAPRQRPTAYAFAALFMLLLSNLFPFIYMKVGGITSQVHLLEIPGVMFSENYVSLGTFFMLFVQIVPAFCLVVILLLVNRVMMPLALKIRLARILFQLKSWGMAEIFLAGILVSFVKLMAYGDVGIGLSFIPWCLYCILQLRAFQCVDRRWAWDDIAPAPALPQTLKAGVPGINQNLRLCPCCTAILPADREICPRCETKGHVRRKNSLQWTMALLITSIILYLPANILPIMITDLLGDKMPSTIMAGVVLLWGEGSYPVALVIFIASIMVPTLKMIAIAWLCWDAKGHGKRDSERMHLIYEVVEFVGRWSMIDVFVIAVLSALVRMGGLMSIYPAIGAVMFALVVIMTMFAAMTFDPRLSWDRESESSHEDE; encoded by the coding sequence ATGTGTGAACATCACCATGCCGATCGGCATATTTTATGCTCACAGTGCGATATGCTCGTGGCGCTTCCGGTGCTCGAGCATGGACACAAAGCGGCATGCCCGCGCTGCGGGACAACGCTGACAACAGAGTGGGACGCGCCCCGGCAGCGTCCCACCGCGTATGCTTTTGCTGCGCTGTTCATGCTTTTACTCTCCAATCTCTTCCCCTTCATTTATATGAAGGTGGGGGGCATCACCAGCCAGGTCCATTTACTGGAAATACCTGGCGTCATGTTCTCAGAAAATTACGTCAGTCTGGGCACGTTCTTTATGCTTTTCGTCCAGATTGTGCCGGCGTTTTGTCTGGTGGTGATCCTGCTGCTTGTGAACCGCGTAATGATGCCCCTGGCGCTGAAAATCAGGCTGGCGCGGATCCTCTTTCAGTTAAAAAGCTGGGGCATGGCGGAGATCTTCCTCGCCGGTATCCTGGTGAGCTTTGTGAAGCTAATGGCCTACGGGGATGTGGGCATTGGCCTTAGCTTTATTCCCTGGTGCCTGTATTGCATCCTTCAGCTTCGTGCGTTTCAGTGTGTGGATCGCCGCTGGGCATGGGACGACATCGCCCCTGCACCCGCGCTGCCCCAGACGCTGAAAGCGGGCGTGCCGGGCATTAATCAAAATTTGCGCCTGTGTCCCTGCTGCACGGCTATTCTGCCCGCCGATCGGGAAATCTGCCCGCGTTGCGAAACCAAAGGTCACGTGCGGCGTAAAAACAGCCTGCAGTGGACAATGGCGCTGCTTATTACGTCAATCATTCTTTATCTTCCGGCCAACATACTGCCCATCATGATCACCGATCTGCTGGGGGACAAGATGCCCTCGACCATCATGGCCGGGGTGGTGTTGCTGTGGGGGGAAGGCTCCTACCCGGTGGCGCTGGTGATTTTCATCGCCAGTATTATGGTGCCGACGCTCAAAATGATTGCCATTGCCTGGCTCTGCTGGGATGCCAAAGGGCACGGCAAGCGTGACAGCGAGCGCATGCATCTGATTTACGAGGTGGTGGAGTTTGTCGGACGCTGGTCAATGATTGACGTGTTTGTGATTGCCGTACTCTCTGCGCTGGTGCGTATGGGAGGTTTAATGAGCATCTATCCCGCCATCGGAGCGGTGATGTTTGCATTGGTCGTTATTATGACCATGTTTGCGGCCATGACCTTCGATCCGCGTTTGTCGTGGGATCGTGAGTCAGAGTCGAGCCATGAGGATGAGTAA
- a CDS encoding TfoX/Sxy family DNA transformation protein: MKKLSYERIYQSAKYLSPLGEVHYRALFGGYTLAVDDTVFAMVSEGELYLRACEESAPYCVKHASSFLSLVKRGRPVLLNYYRVDEGLWQDREKLLQLSSFALEAARRERCERYKRERLKDLPNLTFQLEILLFEAGITTEEALRTLGAEQCWLKIRALNKHLSYKVLFALEGAITGLHVAALPEIRRRELVEWYKKLSVENSTHSGS, encoded by the coding sequence ATGAAAAAGCTATCCTACGAACGGATCTATCAATCAGCAAAATATCTTTCACCCCTCGGGGAAGTTCACTATCGCGCCCTGTTCGGCGGATACACCCTGGCGGTTGATGACACGGTGTTTGCCATGGTGTCGGAGGGGGAGCTGTATCTGCGCGCCTGCGAAGAGAGTGCGCCTTACTGTGTAAAGCATGCCTCTTCTTTCCTGTCGCTGGTCAAGCGGGGGCGGCCCGTGTTGTTGAATTACTATCGCGTCGATGAGGGGCTCTGGCAGGATCGCGAGAAACTGCTGCAACTCTCTTCGTTTGCGCTGGAAGCTGCGCGGCGGGAACGCTGTGAACGCTACAAGCGCGAGAGGCTAAAGGATTTACCTAATCTCACCTTTCAGCTCGAAATCCTGCTGTTTGAGGCGGGTATCACCACCGAGGAGGCATTACGCACGCTGGGGGCTGAGCAGTGCTGGCTGAAGATCAGGGCGCTGAACAAGCACCTTAGTTACAAGGTGCTGTTTGCACTGGAGGGGGCAATCACCGGGCTACACGTCGCGGCGCTCCCGGAGATCAGGCGCCGGGAGCTGGTGGAGTGGTACAAAAAGCTATCGGTGGAGAACAGCACTCACTCAGGAAGCTGA
- a CDS encoding AAA family ATPase, with the protein MTITKLAWRDLVPDTNSYQELFAQPDLAKEHEYILSDTQPRLHYALEQVLSPWTTSPFMLLKAPDEAEYLSLLTDAVRQLQPEAGTVFGGEYSINGRTVTFASATVPDGRFAVTGNVIPAGWTEAEQLFGCLRQFNGELTLHPGLVHQANGGVLIVSLRTLLAQPLLWMRLKNIVSQQRFDWVGWDESRPLPVAVPSMPLSLKVILTGDREALADFQEMEPELAGQVVYSEFEDSTQIADAEDMQQWLQWVYTVCQRAQLPTPAADAWPVLIREAVRYTGDQETLPLCPLWLGKQLREAAAMTEDDTVTGEQLSQMLLQREWREGYLADRMQDEILLEQILVETEGECVGQINALSVIEFPGHPRAFGEPSRISCVVHIGDGEFIDVERKAELGGNIHAKGMMIMQAFLMSELQLEQQIPFTASLTFEQSYSEVDGDSASMAELCALISALADVPVNQSIAITGSVDQFGRAQPVGGLNEKIEGFFNICQQRGLSGKQGVIIPLANVRHLSLSQALLKAVEEEQFSLWAIEDIADALPLLTNLVWDAEGQTSLMQTIQERIAQATQQEARHRYPWPLRWLNWFTPN; encoded by the coding sequence TTGACCATTACGAAACTTGCATGGCGTGACCTTGTTCCGGATACAAACAGCTATCAGGAACTCTTTGCACAGCCAGATCTCGCGAAAGAACACGAATACATCCTCAGCGACACCCAGCCCCGTTTGCATTACGCGCTGGAGCAGGTGCTAAGCCCATGGACTACCTCGCCATTCATGTTGTTGAAAGCGCCAGACGAAGCGGAGTATCTGAGTCTTCTGACGGACGCCGTACGGCAGCTGCAACCAGAAGCCGGAACGGTCTTTGGGGGTGAATACAGCATCAACGGGCGCACCGTTACCTTTGCATCCGCCACCGTACCCGATGGCCGTTTTGCGGTCACCGGCAACGTCATCCCGGCGGGCTGGACTGAAGCAGAGCAGCTTTTTGGCTGCCTGCGCCAGTTTAATGGGGAGTTGACCCTGCATCCGGGTCTGGTCCATCAGGCCAACGGCGGCGTGCTGATTGTCTCCCTGCGTACGCTGCTGGCACAGCCTTTGCTGTGGATGCGCCTGAAAAATATCGTTAGCCAGCAGCGCTTTGACTGGGTTGGCTGGGATGAGTCGCGCCCGCTTCCGGTCGCCGTACCCTCCATGCCACTCTCCCTGAAAGTCATCCTGACGGGCGATCGCGAAGCCCTGGCCGATTTCCAGGAAATGGAACCCGAGCTGGCCGGCCAGGTGGTCTACAGCGAGTTTGAAGACAGCACCCAGATTGCGGATGCCGAAGATATGCAGCAATGGCTGCAATGGGTTTACACCGTCTGTCAACGCGCTCAGTTGCCAACACCTGCTGCTGATGCATGGCCTGTACTGATTCGCGAAGCGGTCCGCTATACCGGCGATCAGGAAACACTGCCGCTTTGCCCTCTCTGGCTTGGCAAGCAGCTGCGCGAAGCCGCAGCCATGACAGAAGACGATACGGTGACCGGCGAGCAGCTCTCTCAGATGCTGCTGCAGCGTGAGTGGCGCGAAGGCTATCTCGCGGATCGTATGCAGGATGAGATCCTGCTTGAGCAGATCCTGGTCGAAACCGAAGGCGAATGTGTCGGACAGATTAACGCCCTTTCGGTGATTGAATTCCCTGGCCATCCGCGTGCCTTTGGCGAGCCATCGCGTATCAGCTGCGTGGTGCATATCGGTGACGGTGAATTTATCGATGTCGAACGTAAAGCGGAGCTGGGCGGAAACATTCACGCCAAGGGCATGATGATCATGCAGGCTTTCTTAATGTCGGAGCTGCAGCTCGAGCAGCAGATCCCCTTCACCGCCTCGCTGACCTTTGAACAGTCTTACAGCGAAGTGGATGGCGACAGTGCCTCGATGGCGGAACTGTGCGCGCTCATCAGCGCGCTGGCTGATGTACCGGTGAATCAGAGTATTGCTATTACCGGCTCTGTAGACCAGTTTGGCCGCGCGCAGCCTGTCGGCGGCCTGAATGAGAAGATCGAAGGCTTCTTTAACATTTGCCAGCAGCGTGGGCTGAGCGGAAAACAGGGCGTGATCATTCCACTGGCGAACGTGCGTCACCTTAGTCTGAGTCAGGCGCTGCTGAAAGCGGTAGAAGAGGAACAATTCAGCCTCTGGGCCATCGAAGATATTGCGGATGCGCTACCCTTACTGACAAACCTGGTGTGGGATGCGGAAGGGCAGACATCGCTGATGCAGACTATCCAGGAACGCATTGCGCAGGCCACGCAACAGGAAGCACGCCATCGTTATCCCTGGCCGTTACGCTGGTTGAACTGGTTCACCCCTAACTGA
- the pqiB gene encoding intermembrane transport protein PqiB, whose amino-acid sequence MENKSGEAKVQKVRNWSPVWIFPIVTALIGAWILFYHYSHQGPEVTLITTNAEGIEGGKTTIKSRSVDVGVVESATLTDDLTHVEIKARLNAGMEKLLHGDSVFWVVKPQVGREGISGLGTLLSGAYIELQPGNKGSQPAQYQLLDSPPLAPPDAKGIRVILDSKKAGQLSPGDPVLFRGYRVGSVETSTFDAQKRTISYQLFINAPNDRLVTGNVRFWKDSGIAVDLTSAGMRVEMGSLSTLFGGGVSFDVPEGMDQGQPVAQHTAFRLYNDQKSIQDSLYTDHIDYLMFFKDSVRGLQPGAPVEFRGIRLGTVGKVPFFAPGMRQVLDDDYRIPVLIRIEPERLINQVGDTPDIAEHIDGLMKRGLRGSLKTGNLVTGALYVDMDFFPKEPPVKEIREFGGYKIIPTVSGGLAQIQQRLMETLDKINNLPLTPMVQQATNTLHESQATMRRLQTTLDNLNKLTASQSVQQLPQDMQKTLRELNRSMQGFQPGSAAYNKMVADMQRLDQVLRELQPVLKTLNTKSNALVFEAKDKKDPEPKGAK is encoded by the coding sequence ATGGAAAATAAGAGTGGAGAGGCGAAAGTGCAGAAGGTCAGAAACTGGTCGCCGGTGTGGATCTTCCCCATCGTGACCGCGCTGATTGGTGCATGGATCCTGTTTTATCATTACAGCCATCAGGGCCCGGAAGTCACGCTGATCACCACCAACGCCGAGGGCATTGAGGGCGGTAAAACGACCATCAAGAGCCGCAGCGTGGACGTGGGTGTGGTAGAGAGCGCGACCCTGACCGACGACCTGACGCACGTGGAAATTAAAGCCCGTCTCAACGCTGGCATGGAGAAGCTGCTCCATGGCGATTCGGTATTTTGGGTGGTTAAACCCCAGGTAGGCCGTGAAGGCATCAGTGGTCTGGGTACCCTGTTATCCGGGGCTTATATCGAACTGCAGCCGGGGAATAAGGGCTCGCAGCCGGCGCAGTACCAGCTGCTGGACTCTCCACCGCTGGCACCGCCGGATGCGAAGGGTATCCGGGTCATCCTCGACAGTAAAAAAGCGGGTCAGCTTAGCCCGGGCGACCCGGTGCTGTTCCGTGGCTACCGCGTCGGCTCGGTTGAAACCAGCACCTTTGACGCGCAAAAACGCACCATCAGCTATCAGCTGTTTATCAATGCGCCAAACGATCGCCTGGTTACCGGCAATGTGCGTTTCTGGAAAGACAGCGGCATTGCCGTCGACTTAACCTCGGCCGGTATGCGCGTCGAGATGGGCTCTCTTTCCACGCTGTTCGGCGGTGGGGTGAGCTTTGACGTGCCGGAAGGCATGGATCAGGGGCAGCCGGTGGCGCAGCATACGGCGTTCAGACTCTACAACGACCAGAAAAGCATTCAGGATTCACTCTATACCGACCATATCGACTACCTGATGTTCTTCAAGGATTCGGTTCGCGGCCTGCAGCCGGGCGCGCCGGTTGAATTCCGTGGCATCCGTCTCGGAACCGTTGGCAAAGTCCCGTTCTTTGCGCCGGGCATGCGTCAGGTGCTGGATGACGATTACCGTATTCCGGTGCTGATCCGTATTGAGCCAGAGCGACTGATAAATCAGGTGGGCGATACGCCGGATATCGCTGAGCATATCGACGGGTTGATGAAGCGTGGCCTGCGCGGCTCGCTCAAAACCGGTAACCTGGTGACCGGGGCGCTGTACGTGGATATGGACTTCTTCCCGAAAGAGCCACCGGTGAAAGAGATCCGCGAATTTGGCGGGTATAAAATTATCCCGACCGTCAGCGGGGGCCTGGCGCAGATCCAACAGCGCCTGATGGAAACTCTGGATAAGATCAACAACCTGCCGCTTACACCTATGGTTCAACAGGCGACGAACACGCTTCATGAGAGCCAGGCGACGATGCGCCGTCTGCAGACCACGCTGGATAACCTGAACAAGCTGACCGCCAGTCAGTCGGTGCAGCAGCTGCCGCAGGACATGCAGAAAACCCTGCGTGAGCTGAACCGCAGCATGCAGGGCTTCCAGCCGGGATCCGCAGCCTATAACAAGATGGTGGCGGATATGCAGCGCCTCGATCAGGTTCTGCGTGAACTCCAGCCGGTACTGAAAACGCTGAATACGAAGAGCAATGCACTGGTATTCGAAGCTAAAGACAAAAAGGACCCTGAGCCGAAGGGGGCTAAATAA
- the pqiC gene encoding membrane integrity-associated transporter subunit PqiC: MKKWLIITAVALLSACSSTENKSYYQLPVAAQGGGQSTASQGNRLLWVEQVAVPDYLAGNGVVYQTSDVQYVIANNNLWASPLDQQLRNTLVANLGSQLPGWVVASQPLGSDQDTLNVNVTNFHGRYDGRVIISGEWLLNHQGQLIKRPFHLELVQQKDGYDEMVKVLAQGWAQESASIAREISRQP, translated from the coding sequence ATGAAAAAATGGCTAATTATCACCGCCGTGGCGCTACTCTCTGCCTGTAGCTCGACCGAGAACAAGAGCTACTATCAGCTGCCGGTGGCAGCGCAGGGGGGCGGGCAGAGTACCGCCAGCCAGGGTAACCGCCTGCTGTGGGTAGAGCAGGTGGCCGTGCCTGACTACCTGGCCGGCAATGGCGTGGTCTATCAAACCAGCGATGTGCAGTATGTCATCGCCAACAACAACCTGTGGGCCAGTCCGCTGGATCAGCAGCTGCGCAACACCCTGGTCGCCAATCTGGGTAGCCAGTTACCGGGATGGGTGGTAGCGTCGCAGCCGCTGGGCAGCGACCAGGATACGCTCAACGTCAACGTGACCAATTTCCACGGCCGTTATGATGGCAGAGTTATCATCAGCGGGGAGTGGCTGCTGAATCATCAGGGGCAGCTGATCAAACGCCCTTTCCACCTGGAACTGGTACAGCAGAAAGATGGATATGATGAGATGGTGAAAGTTCTGGCACAGGGCTGGGCGCAGGAGTCCGCCAGTATTGCCAGGGAGATTTCCCGTCAGCCATAA
- the fabA gene encoding bifunctional 3-hydroxydecanoyl-ACP dehydratase/trans-2-decenoyl-ACP isomerase has translation MVDKRESYTKEDLLASGRGELFGAKGPQLPAPNMLMMDRVVKMTETGGNFDKGYVEAELDINPDLWFFGCHFIGDPVMPGCLGLDAMWQLVGFYLGWLGGEGKGRALGVGEVKFTGQVLPTAKKVTYRIHFKRIVNRRLIMGLADGEVLVDGRLIYSATDLKVGLFQDTSAF, from the coding sequence ATGGTAGATAAACGCGAATCCTATACAAAAGAAGATCTTCTTGCCTCTGGTCGCGGTGAACTGTTTGGCGCTAAAGGCCCACAGTTACCGGCCCCGAACATGCTGATGATGGACCGTGTCGTGAAGATGACGGAAACCGGCGGCAACTTCGATAAGGGTTACGTAGAAGCAGAGCTCGATATCAATCCGGACCTGTGGTTCTTTGGTTGCCACTTTATTGGCGATCCCGTGATGCCAGGATGTCTGGGTCTGGACGCGATGTGGCAGCTGGTTGGTTTCTACCTCGGCTGGCTCGGTGGCGAAGGCAAAGGCCGCGCGCTGGGCGTGGGCGAAGTGAAATTTACCGGTCAGGTTCTGCCGACCGCGAAGAAAGTCACCTACCGCATTCACTTCAAACGTATTGTTAACCGTCGCCTGATCATGGGCCTGGCGGATGGCGAAGTGCTGGTTGACGGTCGTCTCATCTACTCCGCAACTGACCTGAAAGTGGGTCTGTTCCAGGATACTTCCGCATTCTGA
- the sulA gene encoding SOS-induced cell division inhibitor SulA has protein sequence MYSSGYANRSTTFSSSAGKSAMSSAAHMSTGLISEVLYREDQPMMTQLLLLPLLQQLGQQSRWQLWLTPQQKLSREWVQSAGLPLTKVMQISQMDPCHTVDSMARALRTGNYSVVIGWFTHELTESEQHRLAEAAEEGNALGFIMRPIRMNALGNGHLSGLKIHSNLYH, from the coding sequence ATGTACTCTTCAGGCTATGCAAACCGTTCAACAACTTTCTCTTCTTCCGCCGGCAAAAGCGCGATGAGTTCCGCTGCGCATATGTCCACCGGGCTGATTAGTGAAGTGCTCTACCGTGAAGACCAGCCCATGATGACACAGCTGTTATTGCTGCCACTGTTACAACAGCTTGGTCAGCAGTCTCGCTGGCAGTTGTGGCTCACGCCACAGCAGAAATTAAGTCGGGAATGGGTGCAATCCGCAGGCTTGCCGCTGACGAAAGTGATGCAGATTAGTCAGATGGATCCCTGCCATACTGTAGATTCAATGGCGAGGGCGCTGCGTACCGGAAATTACAGCGTAGTGATTGGCTGGTTTACGCACGAGTTGACGGAATCTGAACAACACCGTCTGGCTGAAGCTGCCGAAGAAGGGAATGCACTCGGCTTCATTATGCGTCCCATTCGCATGAACGCTCTGGGCAACGGACACCTTTCTGGGCTAAAAATTCACTCAAATTTGTATCATTAA